The following proteins are encoded in a genomic region of Gossypium hirsutum isolate 1008001.06 chromosome D05, Gossypium_hirsutum_v2.1, whole genome shotgun sequence:
- the LOC107905053 gene encoding uncharacterized protein isoform X2 — MEIEVTGSSSKESFAMVVGGLKRKVVEEKDQVRVTRKTLQAVLEQCQRAIESISNSEGGIDDDDEDDKDDMDPQGEASGAGLQRDQEVDELCDLLKSRVQCSDFLEKLECARVPISENVSEGSSWDMVNDNDLWEDKDLDLDQEDYVLVRQEDIVEGIACFMAAYLLSLKQTKDLSPNQLQEALSKTFSVKKKKGKLRKAWDGSKVVYNVASWGATAIGIYQNPLLLRAASKAFWVSCNVLSKLI; from the exons ATGGAGATAGAGGTAACGGGTTCGAGCAGCAAGGAATCGTTTGCGATGGTAGTAGGGGGGTTGAAGAGAAAAGTTGTGGAAGAGAAAGATCAGGTTCGTGTTACGAGGAAGACTTTGCAAGCTGTGCTGGAACAGTGCCAAAGAGCTATCGAATCGATTAGTAACAGCGAAGGTGGAATTGACGATGACGACGAGGATGATAAAGATGACATGGATCCTCAAGGGGAAGCCAGTGGCGCCGGTCTTCAAAGAGATCAAGAAGTCGACGAG TTGTGCGATCTTCTGAAATCTAGAGTTCAATGTTCTGATTTTCTAGAAAAGCTAGAGTGTGCTCGGGTGCCAATTTCAGAAAACGTTTCAG AAGGTAGTTCTTGGGACATGGTCAATGATAATGATCTTTGGGAAGATAAAGATCTTGATTTGGATCAAGAAGATTATGTTCTTGTTAGGCAGGAAGATATAGTAGAAGGCATTGCATGTTTTATGGCCGCATATTTGCTGTCACTTAAACAGACCAAG gATTTGAGCCCCAATCAACTTCAGGAAG CACTGAGCAAGACTTTCtctgtgaaaaagaaaaagggaaagctTCGAAAGGCATGGGACGGAAGCAAAGTCGTTTATAATGTAGCATCCTGGGGAGCAACTGCAATCGG GATATACCAAAACCCTCTACTTCTAAGAGCTGCCTCGAAAGCCTTCTGGGTTTCTTGTAATGTTTTATCAAAGCTTATCTGA
- the LOC107905053 gene encoding uncharacterized protein isoform X1, with protein MEIEVTGSSSKESFAMVVGGLKRKVVEEKDQVRVTRKTLQAVLEQCQRAIESISNSEGGIDDDDEDDKDDMDPQGEASGAGLQRDQEVDELCDLLKSRVQCSDFLEKLECARVPISENVSEEGSSWDMVNDNDLWEDKDLDLDQEDYVLVRQEDIVEGIACFMAAYLLSLKQTKDLSPNQLQEALSKTFSVKKKKGKLRKAWDGSKVVYNVASWGATAIGIYQNPLLLRAASKAFWVSCNVLSKLI; from the exons ATGGAGATAGAGGTAACGGGTTCGAGCAGCAAGGAATCGTTTGCGATGGTAGTAGGGGGGTTGAAGAGAAAAGTTGTGGAAGAGAAAGATCAGGTTCGTGTTACGAGGAAGACTTTGCAAGCTGTGCTGGAACAGTGCCAAAGAGCTATCGAATCGATTAGTAACAGCGAAGGTGGAATTGACGATGACGACGAGGATGATAAAGATGACATGGATCCTCAAGGGGAAGCCAGTGGCGCCGGTCTTCAAAGAGATCAAGAAGTCGACGAG TTGTGCGATCTTCTGAAATCTAGAGTTCAATGTTCTGATTTTCTAGAAAAGCTAGAGTGTGCTCGGGTGCCAATTTCAGAAAACGTTTCAG AAGAAGGTAGTTCTTGGGACATGGTCAATGATAATGATCTTTGGGAAGATAAAGATCTTGATTTGGATCAAGAAGATTATGTTCTTGTTAGGCAGGAAGATATAGTAGAAGGCATTGCATGTTTTATGGCCGCATATTTGCTGTCACTTAAACAGACCAAG gATTTGAGCCCCAATCAACTTCAGGAAG CACTGAGCAAGACTTTCtctgtgaaaaagaaaaagggaaagctTCGAAAGGCATGGGACGGAAGCAAAGTCGTTTATAATGTAGCATCCTGGGGAGCAACTGCAATCGG GATATACCAAAACCCTCTACTTCTAAGAGCTGCCTCGAAAGCCTTCTGGGTTTCTTGTAATGTTTTATCAAAGCTTATCTGA